A genome region from Macaca nemestrina isolate mMacNem1 chromosome 20, mMacNem.hap1, whole genome shotgun sequence includes the following:
- the LOC105495498 gene encoding rho GTPase-activating protein 33 isoform X8 produces MGAVIVQTVARSTDSLDGPGEGSVQPLPTAGGPSVKGKPGKRLSAPRGPFPRLADCAHFHYENVDFGHIQLLLSPDREGPSLSGENELVFGVQVTCQGRSWPVLRSYDDFRSLDAHLHRCIFDRRFSCLPELPPPPEGARAAQMLVPLLLQYLETLSGLVDSNLNCGPVLTWMELDNHGRRLLLSEEASLNIPAVAAAHVIKRYTAQAPDELSFEVGDIVSVIDMPPTEDRSWWRGKRGFQVGFFPSECVELFTERPGPGLKAADADGPPCGIPAPQGISSLTSAVPRPRGKLAGLLRTFMRSRPSRQRLRQRGILRQRVFGCDLGEHLSNSGQDVPQVLRCCSEFIEAHGVVDGIYRLSGVSSNIQRLRHEFDSERIPELSGPAFLQDIHSVSSLCKLYFRELPNPLLTYQLYGKFSEAMSVPGEEERLVRVHDVIQQLPPPHYRTLEYLLRHLARMARHSANTSMHARNLAIVWAPNLLRSMELESVGMGGAAAFREVRVQSVVVEFLLTHVDVLFSDTFTSAGLDPAGRCLLPRPKSLAGSCPSTRLLTLEEAQARTQGRLGMPTEPTTPKTPASPAERRKGERGEKQRKPGGSSWKTFFALGRGPSVPRKKPLPWLGGTRAPPQPSGGRPDTVTLRSAKSEESLSSQASGAGLQRLHRLRRPHSSSDAFPVGPAPAGSCESLSSSSSSESSSSESSSSSSESSAAGLGALSGSPSHRTSAWLDDGDELDFSPPRCLEGLRGLDFDPLTFRCSSPTPGDPAPPASPAPPAPASAFPPRVTPQAISPRGPTSPASPAALDISEPLAVSVPPAVLELLGAGGAPASATPTPALSPGRSLRPHLIPLLLRGAEAPLTDACQQEMCSKLRGAQGPLGPDMESPLPPPPLSLLRPGGAPPPPPKNPARLMALALAERAQQVAEQQSQQECGGTPPAPRSPFRRSLSLEVGGEPPGTSGSGPPPNSLAHPSVWVPGPPSYLPRQQSDGSLLRSQRPMGTSRRGLRGPAQEPPACPDLCTGMGGQLLPFLPHMPH; encoded by the exons ATGGGAGCCGTGATTGTCCAGACAGTG GCACGCAGCACTGACAGCCTGGATGGCCCAGGGGAGGGCTCGGTACAGCCCCTACCCACCGCTGGGGGGCCCAGTGTGAAGGGGAAGCCTGGGAAGAG gctctcAGCTCCTCGAGGCCCCTTCCCGCGGCTGGCTGACTGTGCCCATTTCCACTACGAGAACGTCGACTTTGGCCACATTCAG CTCCTACTGTCTCCAGACCGTGAAGGGCCCAGCCTCTCTGGAGAGAATGAGCTGGTGTTCGGGGTGCAGGTGACCTGTCAG GGCCGTTCCTGGCCGGTTCTCCGGAGTTACGATGACTTTCGTTCCCTGGATGCCCACCTCCACCGGTGCATATTTGACCGGAGGTTCTCCTGCCTTCCGGAGCTTCCCCCGCCCCCCGAGGGTGCCAGGGCTGCCCAG ATGCTGGTGCCACTGCTACTGCAGTACCTGGAGACCCTGTCAGGACTGGTGGACAGTAACCTCAACTGCGGGCCTGTGCTCACCTGGATGGAG CTGGACAATCACGGCCGGCGACTGCTCCTCAGTGAGGAGGCGTCACTCAATATCCCTGCAGTGGCGGCCGCCCACGTGATCAAACGGTACACGGCCCAGGCACCAGATGAGCTGTCCTTTGAG GTGGGAGACATTGTCTCGGTGATCGACATGCCACCCACGGAGGATCGGAGCTGGTGGCGGGGCAAGCGAGGCTTCCAG GTTGGGTTCTTCCCCAGTGAATGTGTGGAACTCTTCACAGAGCGACCAGGTCCGGGCCTGAAGGCGG CAGATGCCGATGGCCCCCCATGTGGCATCCCGGCTCCCCAGGGTATCTCGtctctgacctcag CTGTGCCGCGGCCTCGTGGGAAGCTGGCCGGCCTGCTCCGCACCTTCATGCGCTCCCGCCCTTCTCGGCAGCGGCTGCGGCAGCGGGGAATCCTGCGACAGAGGGTGTTTGGCTGCGATCTTGGCGAACACCTCAGCAACTCAGGCCAGGATG TGCCCCAGGTGCTGCGCTGCTGCTCCGAGTTCATTGAGGCCCACGGGGTGGTGGATGGGATCTACCGGCTATCAGGCGTGTCTTCCAACATCCAGAGGCTTCG GCATGAGTTTGACAGCGAGAGGATCCCAGAGCTGTCTGGCCCCGCCTTCCTGCAGGACATCCACAGCGTGTCCTCCCTCTGCAAGCTCTACTTCCGAGAACTTCCGAACCCTCTGCTCACCTACCAGCTCTATGGGAAATTCAGT GAGGCCATGTCAGTGCCTGGGGAGGAGGAGCGTCTGGTGCGGGTACACGATGTCATCCAGCAGCTGCCCCCGCCACATTACAG GACCCTGGAGTACCTGCTGAGGCACCTGGCCCGCATGGCGAGACACAGTGCTAACACCAGCATGCATGCCCGCAACCTGGCCATTGTCTGGGCACCCAACCTGCTACG GTCCATGGAGCTGGAGTCAGTGGGAATGGGTGGTGCCGCGGCGTTCCGGGAAGTGCGGGTGCAGTCGGTGGTGGTGGAGTTTCTGCTTACCCACGTGGACGTCCTGTTCAGCGACACCTTCACCTCCGCTGGCCTCGACCCTGCAG GCCGATGCCTGCTCCCCAGGCCCAAGTCCCTCGCGGGCAGCTGCCCCTCCACCCGCCTGCTGACGCTGGAGGAAGCCCAGGCGCGCACGCAGGGCCGGCTGGGGATGCCCACAGAGCCCACAACTCCCAAGACCCCCGCCTCACCTGCGGAAAG gaggaaaggggagagaggggagaaacAGCGGAAGCCAGGGGGCAGCAGCTGGAAGACGTTCTTTGCACTGGGCCGGGGCCCCAGTGTCCCTCGAAAGAAGCCCCTGCCCTGGCTGGGGGGCACCCGCGCCCCACCGCAGCCTTCAG GCGGCAGACCCGACACCGTCACACTGAGATCTGCCAAGAGCGAGGAGTCTCTGTCATCGCAGGCCAGCGGGGCTG GCCTCCAGAGGCTGCACAGGCTGCGGCGACCCCACTCCAGCAGCGACGCTTTCCCCGTGGGCCCAGCACCTGCTGGCTCCTGCGAGAGCCTgtcctcgtcctcctcctctgAGTCCTCCTCCTCGGAGTCCTCCTCTTCATCCTCTGAGTCCTCAGCAGCTGGGCTGGGGGCACTCTCTGGGTCCCCCTCACACCGTACCTCAGCCTGGCTAGATGATGGTGATGAGCTGGACTTCAGCCCACCCCGCTGCCTGGAGGGACTCCGGGGGCTGGACTTTGATCCCTTAACCTTCCGCTGCAGCAGCCCCACCCCAGGGGATCCCGCACCTCCCGCCAGCCCAGCACCCCccgcccctgcctctgccttcccacCCAGGGTGACCCCCCAGGCCATCTCGCCCCGAGGGCCCACCAGCCCTGCCTCGCCCGCTGCCCTGGACATCTCAGAGCCCCTGGCTGTATCAGTGCCACCCGCTGTCCTAGAactgctgggggctgggggagcacctgcctcagccaccccaacACCAGCTCTCAGCCCTGGCCGGAGCCTGCGCCCCCATCTCATACCCCTGCTGCTGCGTGGAGCCGAGGCCCCGCTGACTGACGCCTGCCAGCAGGAGATGTGCAGCAAGCTCCGGGGAGCTCAGGGCCCACTGG GTCCTGATATGGAGTCACCATTGCCACCCCCTCCCCTGTCTCTCCTGCGCCCTGGGGgtgccccacccccgccccccaagAACCCAGCGCGCctcatggccctggccctggctgaGCGGGCTCAGCAGGTGGCCGAGCAACAGAGCCAGCAGGAGTGTGGGGGCACCCCACCTGCTCCCCGATCCCCCTTCCGCCGGTCGCTGTCTCTGGAGGTGGGTGGGGAGCCCCCGGGGACCTCAGGGAGTGGGCCACCTCCCAACTCCCTAGCCCATCCGAGTGTCTGGGTCCCGGGACCCCCATCCTACTTACCAAGGCAACAAAGTGATGGGAGCCTGCTGAGGAGCCAGCGGCCCATGGGGACCTCAAGGAGGGGACTCCGAGGCCCTGCCCAG gaGCCCCCAGCATGTCCTGACCTGTGCACGGGGATGGGGGGACAACTCCTACCCTTCCTTCCCCACATGCCCCACTAA
- the LOC105495498 gene encoding rho GTPase-activating protein 33 isoform X2 has translation MGAVIVQTVARSTDSLDGPGEGSVQPLPTAGGPSVKGKPGKRLSAPRGPFPRLADCAHFHYENVDFGHIQLLLSPDREGPSLSGENELVFGVQVTCQGRSWPVLRSYDDFRSLDAHLHRCIFDRRFSCLPELPPPPEGARAAQMLVPLLLQYLETLSGLVDSNLNCGPVLTWMELDNHGRRLLLSEEASLNIPAVAAAHVIKRYTAQAPDELSFEVGDIVSVIDMPPTEDRSWWRGKRGFQVGFFPSECVELFTERPGPGLKAADADGPPCGIPAPQGISSLTSAVPRPRGKLAGLLRTFMRSRPSRQRLRQRGILRQRVFGCDLGEHLSNSGQDVPQVLRCCSEFIEAHGVVDGIYRLSGVSSNIQRLRHEFDSERIPELSGPAFLQDIHSVSSLCKLYFRELPNPLLTYQLYGKFSEAMSVPGEEERLVRVHDVIQQLPPPHYRTLEYLLRHLARMARHSANTSMHARNLAIVWAPNLLRSMELESVGMGGAAAFREVRVQSVVVEFLLTHVDVLFSDTFTSAGLDPAGRCLLPRPKSLAGSCPSTRLLTLEEAQARTQGRLGMPTEPTTPKTPASPAERRKGERGEKQRKPGGSSWKTFFALGRGPSVPRKKPLPWLGGTRAPPQPSGGRPDTVTLRSAKSEESLSSQASGAGLQRLHRLRRPHSSSDAFPVGPAPAGSCESLSSSSSSESSSSESSSSSSESSAAGLGALSGSPSHRTSAWLDDGDELDFSPPRCLEGLRGLDFDPLTFRCSSPTPGDPAPPASPAPPAPASAFPPRVTPQAISPRGPTSPASPAALDISEPLAVSVPPAVLELLGAGGAPASATPTPALSPGRSLRPHLIPLLLRGAEAPLTDACQQEMCSKLRGAQGPLGPDMESPLPPPPLSLLRPGGAPPPPPKNPARLMALALAERAQQVAEQQSQQECGGTPPAPRSPFRRSLSLEVGGEPPGTSGSGPPPNSLAHPSVWVPGPPSYLPRQQSDGSLLRSQRPMGTSRRGLRGPAQVPTPGFFSPAPRECLPPFLGVPKPGLYPLGPPSFQPSSPAPVWRSSLGPPAPLDRGENLYYEIGAGEGSPYSGPTRSWSPFRSMPPDRLNASYGMLGQSPPLHRSPDLVLSYPPAPSCFPPDHLGYSAPHHPARRPTPPEPLYVNLALGPRGPSPASSSSSSPPAHPRSRSDPGPPVPRLPQKQRAPWGPRTPHRVPGPWGPPEPLLLYRAAPPAYGRGGELHRGSLYRNGGQRGEGAGPPPPYPTPSWSLHSEGQTRSYC, from the exons ATGGGAGCCGTGATTGTCCAGACAGTG GCACGCAGCACTGACAGCCTGGATGGCCCAGGGGAGGGCTCGGTACAGCCCCTACCCACCGCTGGGGGGCCCAGTGTGAAGGGGAAGCCTGGGAAGAG gctctcAGCTCCTCGAGGCCCCTTCCCGCGGCTGGCTGACTGTGCCCATTTCCACTACGAGAACGTCGACTTTGGCCACATTCAG CTCCTACTGTCTCCAGACCGTGAAGGGCCCAGCCTCTCTGGAGAGAATGAGCTGGTGTTCGGGGTGCAGGTGACCTGTCAG GGCCGTTCCTGGCCGGTTCTCCGGAGTTACGATGACTTTCGTTCCCTGGATGCCCACCTCCACCGGTGCATATTTGACCGGAGGTTCTCCTGCCTTCCGGAGCTTCCCCCGCCCCCCGAGGGTGCCAGGGCTGCCCAG ATGCTGGTGCCACTGCTACTGCAGTACCTGGAGACCCTGTCAGGACTGGTGGACAGTAACCTCAACTGCGGGCCTGTGCTCACCTGGATGGAG CTGGACAATCACGGCCGGCGACTGCTCCTCAGTGAGGAGGCGTCACTCAATATCCCTGCAGTGGCGGCCGCCCACGTGATCAAACGGTACACGGCCCAGGCACCAGATGAGCTGTCCTTTGAG GTGGGAGACATTGTCTCGGTGATCGACATGCCACCCACGGAGGATCGGAGCTGGTGGCGGGGCAAGCGAGGCTTCCAG GTTGGGTTCTTCCCCAGTGAATGTGTGGAACTCTTCACAGAGCGACCAGGTCCGGGCCTGAAGGCGG CAGATGCCGATGGCCCCCCATGTGGCATCCCGGCTCCCCAGGGTATCTCGtctctgacctcag CTGTGCCGCGGCCTCGTGGGAAGCTGGCCGGCCTGCTCCGCACCTTCATGCGCTCCCGCCCTTCTCGGCAGCGGCTGCGGCAGCGGGGAATCCTGCGACAGAGGGTGTTTGGCTGCGATCTTGGCGAACACCTCAGCAACTCAGGCCAGGATG TGCCCCAGGTGCTGCGCTGCTGCTCCGAGTTCATTGAGGCCCACGGGGTGGTGGATGGGATCTACCGGCTATCAGGCGTGTCTTCCAACATCCAGAGGCTTCG GCATGAGTTTGACAGCGAGAGGATCCCAGAGCTGTCTGGCCCCGCCTTCCTGCAGGACATCCACAGCGTGTCCTCCCTCTGCAAGCTCTACTTCCGAGAACTTCCGAACCCTCTGCTCACCTACCAGCTCTATGGGAAATTCAGT GAGGCCATGTCAGTGCCTGGGGAGGAGGAGCGTCTGGTGCGGGTACACGATGTCATCCAGCAGCTGCCCCCGCCACATTACAG GACCCTGGAGTACCTGCTGAGGCACCTGGCCCGCATGGCGAGACACAGTGCTAACACCAGCATGCATGCCCGCAACCTGGCCATTGTCTGGGCACCCAACCTGCTACG GTCCATGGAGCTGGAGTCAGTGGGAATGGGTGGTGCCGCGGCGTTCCGGGAAGTGCGGGTGCAGTCGGTGGTGGTGGAGTTTCTGCTTACCCACGTGGACGTCCTGTTCAGCGACACCTTCACCTCCGCTGGCCTCGACCCTGCAG GCCGATGCCTGCTCCCCAGGCCCAAGTCCCTCGCGGGCAGCTGCCCCTCCACCCGCCTGCTGACGCTGGAGGAAGCCCAGGCGCGCACGCAGGGCCGGCTGGGGATGCCCACAGAGCCCACAACTCCCAAGACCCCCGCCTCACCTGCGGAAAG gaggaaaggggagagaggggagaaacAGCGGAAGCCAGGGGGCAGCAGCTGGAAGACGTTCTTTGCACTGGGCCGGGGCCCCAGTGTCCCTCGAAAGAAGCCCCTGCCCTGGCTGGGGGGCACCCGCGCCCCACCGCAGCCTTCAG GCGGCAGACCCGACACCGTCACACTGAGATCTGCCAAGAGCGAGGAGTCTCTGTCATCGCAGGCCAGCGGGGCTG GCCTCCAGAGGCTGCACAGGCTGCGGCGACCCCACTCCAGCAGCGACGCTTTCCCCGTGGGCCCAGCACCTGCTGGCTCCTGCGAGAGCCTgtcctcgtcctcctcctctgAGTCCTCCTCCTCGGAGTCCTCCTCTTCATCCTCTGAGTCCTCAGCAGCTGGGCTGGGGGCACTCTCTGGGTCCCCCTCACACCGTACCTCAGCCTGGCTAGATGATGGTGATGAGCTGGACTTCAGCCCACCCCGCTGCCTGGAGGGACTCCGGGGGCTGGACTTTGATCCCTTAACCTTCCGCTGCAGCAGCCCCACCCCAGGGGATCCCGCACCTCCCGCCAGCCCAGCACCCCccgcccctgcctctgccttcccacCCAGGGTGACCCCCCAGGCCATCTCGCCCCGAGGGCCCACCAGCCCTGCCTCGCCCGCTGCCCTGGACATCTCAGAGCCCCTGGCTGTATCAGTGCCACCCGCTGTCCTAGAactgctgggggctgggggagcacctgcctcagccaccccaacACCAGCTCTCAGCCCTGGCCGGAGCCTGCGCCCCCATCTCATACCCCTGCTGCTGCGTGGAGCCGAGGCCCCGCTGACTGACGCCTGCCAGCAGGAGATGTGCAGCAAGCTCCGGGGAGCTCAGGGCCCACTGG GTCCTGATATGGAGTCACCATTGCCACCCCCTCCCCTGTCTCTCCTGCGCCCTGGGGgtgccccacccccgccccccaagAACCCAGCGCGCctcatggccctggccctggctgaGCGGGCTCAGCAGGTGGCCGAGCAACAGAGCCAGCAGGAGTGTGGGGGCACCCCACCTGCTCCCCGATCCCCCTTCCGCCGGTCGCTGTCTCTGGAGGTGGGTGGGGAGCCCCCGGGGACCTCAGGGAGTGGGCCACCTCCCAACTCCCTAGCCCATCCGAGTGTCTGGGTCCCGGGACCCCCATCCTACTTACCAAGGCAACAAAGTGATGGGAGCCTGCTGAGGAGCCAGCGGCCCATGGGGACCTCAAGGAGGGGACTCCGAGGCCCTGCCCAG GTTCCTACCCCCGGCTtcttctccccagcccccagggaGTGCCTGCCACCCTTCCTCGGGGTCCCCAAGCCAGGCTTGTACCCCCTGGGCCCCCCATCCTTCCAGCCCAGTTCCCCAGCCCCGGTCTGGAGGAGCTCCCTGGGCCCCCCTGCACCACTCGACAGGGGAGAGAACCTGTACTATGAGATCGGGGCAGGTGAGGGGTCCCCCTATTCTGGCCCTACCCGCTCCTGGAGTCCCTTTCGCTCCATGCCCCCCGACAGGCTCAATGCCTCCTATGGCATGCTTGGCCAATCGCCCCCACTCCACAGGTCCCCCGACTTAGTGCTCAGCTACCCGCCAGCCCCTTCCTGCTTTCCCCCTGACCACCTTGGCTACTCAGCCCCCCACCACCCTGCTCGGCGCCCCACACCGCCTGAGCCCCTCTACGTCAACCTAGCCCTAGGGCCCAGAGGTCCCTcacctgcctcttcctcctcctcttcccctcctgcccacccccGAAGCCGTTCAGATCCCGGTCCCCCAGTCCCCCGCCTTCCCCAGAAACAACGGGCACCCTGGGGCCCCCGTACCCCTCATAGGGTGCCGGGTCCCTGGGGCCCCCCTGAGCCTCTCCTGCTCTACAGGGCAGCCCCGCCAGCCTATGGAAGGGGGGGCGAGCTCCACCGAGGGTCCTTGTACAGAAATGGAGGGCAAAGAGGGGAGGGGGCTGGTCCCCCACCCCCTTACCCCACTCCCAGCTGGTCCCTCCACTCTGAGGGCCAGACCCGAAGCTACTGCTGA
- the LOC105495498 gene encoding rho GTPase-activating protein 33 isoform X4, which yields MGAVIVQTVARSTDSLDGPGEGSVQPLPTAGGPSVKGKPGKRLSAPRGPFPRLADCAHFHYENVDFGHIQLLLSPDREGPSLSGENELVFGVQVTCQGRSWPVLRSYDDFRSLDAHLHRCIFDRRFSCLPELPPPPEGARAAQMLVPLLLQYLETLSGLVDSNLNCGPVLTWMELDNHGRRLLLSEEASLNIPAVAAAHVIKRYTAQAPDELSFEVGDIVSVIDMPPTEDRSWWRGKRGFQVGFFPSECVELFTERPGPGLKAADADGPPCGIPAPQGISSLTSAVPRPRGKLAGLLRTFMRSRPSRQRLRQRGILRQRVFGCDLGEHLSNSGQDVPQVLRCCSEFIEAHGVVDGIYRLSGVSSNIQRLRHEFDSERIPELSGPAFLQDIHSVSSLCKLYFRELPNPLLTYQLYGKFSEAMSVPGEEERLVRVHDVIQQLPPPHYRTLEYLLRHLARMARHSANTSMHARNLAIVWAPNLLRSMELESVGMGGAAAFREVRVQSVVVEFLLTHVDVLFSDTFTSAGLDPAGRCLLPRPKSLAGSCPSTRLLTLEEAQARTQGRLGMPTEPTTPKTPASPAERRKGERGEKQRKPGGSSWKTFFALGRGPSVPRKKPLPWLGGTRAPPQPSGGRPDTVTLRSAKSEESLSSQASGAGLQRLHRLRRPHSSSDAFPVGPAPAGSCESLSSSSSSESSSSESSSSSSESSAAGLGALSGSPSHRTSAWLDDGDELDFSPPRCLEGLRGLDFDPLTFRCSSPTPGDPAPPASPAPPAPASAFPPRVTPQAISPRGPTSPASPAALDISEPLAVSVPPAVLELLGAGGAPASATPTPALSPGRSLRPHLIPLLLRGAEAPLTDACQQEMCSKLRGAQGPLGPDMESPLPPPPLSLLRPGGAPPPPPKNPARLMALALAERAQQVAEQQSQQECGGTPPAPRSPFRRSLSLEVGGEPPGTSGSGPPPNSLAHPSVWVPGPPSYLPRQQSDGSLLRSQRPMGTSRRGLRGPAQVSAQLRAGGGGRDAPEAAAQSPCSVPSQVPTPGFFSPAPRECLPPFLGVPKPGLYPLGPPSFQPSSPAPVWRSSLGPPAPLDRGENLYYEIGAGEGSPYSGPTRSWSPFRSMPPDRLNASYGMLGQSPPLHRSPDLVLSYPPAPSCFPPDHLGYSAPHHPARRPTPPEPLYVNLALGPRGPSPASSSSSSPPAHPRSRSDPGPPVPRLPQKQRAPWGPRTPHRVPGPWGPPEPLLLYRAAPPAYGRGGELHRGSLYRNGGQRGEGAGPPPPYPTPSWSLHSEGQTRSYC from the exons ATGGGAGCCGTGATTGTCCAGACAGTG GCACGCAGCACTGACAGCCTGGATGGCCCAGGGGAGGGCTCGGTACAGCCCCTACCCACCGCTGGGGGGCCCAGTGTGAAGGGGAAGCCTGGGAAGAG gctctcAGCTCCTCGAGGCCCCTTCCCGCGGCTGGCTGACTGTGCCCATTTCCACTACGAGAACGTCGACTTTGGCCACATTCAG CTCCTACTGTCTCCAGACCGTGAAGGGCCCAGCCTCTCTGGAGAGAATGAGCTGGTGTTCGGGGTGCAGGTGACCTGTCAG GGCCGTTCCTGGCCGGTTCTCCGGAGTTACGATGACTTTCGTTCCCTGGATGCCCACCTCCACCGGTGCATATTTGACCGGAGGTTCTCCTGCCTTCCGGAGCTTCCCCCGCCCCCCGAGGGTGCCAGGGCTGCCCAG ATGCTGGTGCCACTGCTACTGCAGTACCTGGAGACCCTGTCAGGACTGGTGGACAGTAACCTCAACTGCGGGCCTGTGCTCACCTGGATGGAG CTGGACAATCACGGCCGGCGACTGCTCCTCAGTGAGGAGGCGTCACTCAATATCCCTGCAGTGGCGGCCGCCCACGTGATCAAACGGTACACGGCCCAGGCACCAGATGAGCTGTCCTTTGAG GTGGGAGACATTGTCTCGGTGATCGACATGCCACCCACGGAGGATCGGAGCTGGTGGCGGGGCAAGCGAGGCTTCCAG GTTGGGTTCTTCCCCAGTGAATGTGTGGAACTCTTCACAGAGCGACCAGGTCCGGGCCTGAAGGCGG CAGATGCCGATGGCCCCCCATGTGGCATCCCGGCTCCCCAGGGTATCTCGtctctgacctcag CTGTGCCGCGGCCTCGTGGGAAGCTGGCCGGCCTGCTCCGCACCTTCATGCGCTCCCGCCCTTCTCGGCAGCGGCTGCGGCAGCGGGGAATCCTGCGACAGAGGGTGTTTGGCTGCGATCTTGGCGAACACCTCAGCAACTCAGGCCAGGATG TGCCCCAGGTGCTGCGCTGCTGCTCCGAGTTCATTGAGGCCCACGGGGTGGTGGATGGGATCTACCGGCTATCAGGCGTGTCTTCCAACATCCAGAGGCTTCG GCATGAGTTTGACAGCGAGAGGATCCCAGAGCTGTCTGGCCCCGCCTTCCTGCAGGACATCCACAGCGTGTCCTCCCTCTGCAAGCTCTACTTCCGAGAACTTCCGAACCCTCTGCTCACCTACCAGCTCTATGGGAAATTCAGT GAGGCCATGTCAGTGCCTGGGGAGGAGGAGCGTCTGGTGCGGGTACACGATGTCATCCAGCAGCTGCCCCCGCCACATTACAG GACCCTGGAGTACCTGCTGAGGCACCTGGCCCGCATGGCGAGACACAGTGCTAACACCAGCATGCATGCCCGCAACCTGGCCATTGTCTGGGCACCCAACCTGCTACG GTCCATGGAGCTGGAGTCAGTGGGAATGGGTGGTGCCGCGGCGTTCCGGGAAGTGCGGGTGCAGTCGGTGGTGGTGGAGTTTCTGCTTACCCACGTGGACGTCCTGTTCAGCGACACCTTCACCTCCGCTGGCCTCGACCCTGCAG GCCGATGCCTGCTCCCCAGGCCCAAGTCCCTCGCGGGCAGCTGCCCCTCCACCCGCCTGCTGACGCTGGAGGAAGCCCAGGCGCGCACGCAGGGCCGGCTGGGGATGCCCACAGAGCCCACAACTCCCAAGACCCCCGCCTCACCTGCGGAAAG gaggaaaggggagagaggggagaaacAGCGGAAGCCAGGGGGCAGCAGCTGGAAGACGTTCTTTGCACTGGGCCGGGGCCCCAGTGTCCCTCGAAAGAAGCCCCTGCCCTGGCTGGGGGGCACCCGCGCCCCACCGCAGCCTTCAG GCGGCAGACCCGACACCGTCACACTGAGATCTGCCAAGAGCGAGGAGTCTCTGTCATCGCAGGCCAGCGGGGCTG GCCTCCAGAGGCTGCACAGGCTGCGGCGACCCCACTCCAGCAGCGACGCTTTCCCCGTGGGCCCAGCACCTGCTGGCTCCTGCGAGAGCCTgtcctcgtcctcctcctctgAGTCCTCCTCCTCGGAGTCCTCCTCTTCATCCTCTGAGTCCTCAGCAGCTGGGCTGGGGGCACTCTCTGGGTCCCCCTCACACCGTACCTCAGCCTGGCTAGATGATGGTGATGAGCTGGACTTCAGCCCACCCCGCTGCCTGGAGGGACTCCGGGGGCTGGACTTTGATCCCTTAACCTTCCGCTGCAGCAGCCCCACCCCAGGGGATCCCGCACCTCCCGCCAGCCCAGCACCCCccgcccctgcctctgccttcccacCCAGGGTGACCCCCCAGGCCATCTCGCCCCGAGGGCCCACCAGCCCTGCCTCGCCCGCTGCCCTGGACATCTCAGAGCCCCTGGCTGTATCAGTGCCACCCGCTGTCCTAGAactgctgggggctgggggagcacctgcctcagccaccccaacACCAGCTCTCAGCCCTGGCCGGAGCCTGCGCCCCCATCTCATACCCCTGCTGCTGCGTGGAGCCGAGGCCCCGCTGACTGACGCCTGCCAGCAGGAGATGTGCAGCAAGCTCCGGGGAGCTCAGGGCCCACTGG GTCCTGATATGGAGTCACCATTGCCACCCCCTCCCCTGTCTCTCCTGCGCCCTGGGGgtgccccacccccgccccccaagAACCCAGCGCGCctcatggccctggccctggctgaGCGGGCTCAGCAGGTGGCCGAGCAACAGAGCCAGCAGGAGTGTGGGGGCACCCCACCTGCTCCCCGATCCCCCTTCCGCCGGTCGCTGTCTCTGGAGGTGGGTGGGGAGCCCCCGGGGACCTCAGGGAGTGGGCCACCTCCCAACTCCCTAGCCCATCCGAGTGTCTGGGTCCCGGGACCCCCATCCTACTTACCAAGGCAACAAAGTGATGGGAGCCTGCTGAGGAGCCAGCGGCCCATGGGGACCTCAAGGAGGGGACTCCGAGGCCCTGCCCAGGTCAGTGCCCAGCTCAGGGCAGGTGGGGGGGGCAGGGATGCGCCAGAGGCAGCAGCCCAGTCCCCATGTTCTGTCCCCTCACAGGTTCCTACCCCCGGCTtcttctccccagcccccagggaGTGCCTGCCACCCTTCCTCGGGGTCCCCAAGCCAGGCTTGTACCCCCTGGGCCCCCCATCCTTCCAGCCCAGTTCCCCAGCCCCGGTCTGGAGGAGCTCCCTGGGCCCCCCTGCACCACTCGACAGGGGAGAGAACCTGTACTATGAGATCGGGGCAGGTGAGGGGTCCCCCTATTCTGGCCCTACCCGCTCCTGGAGTCCCTTTCGCTCCATGCCCCCCGACAGGCTCAATGCCTCCTATGGCATGCTTGGCCAATCGCCCCCACTCCACAGGTCCCCCGACTTAGTGCTCAGCTACCCGCCAGCCCCTTCCTGCTTTCCCCCTGACCACCTTGGCTACTCAGCCCCCCACCACCCTGCTCGGCGCCCCACACCGCCTGAGCCCCTCTACGTCAACCTAGCCCTAGGGCCCAGAGGTCCCTcacctgcctcttcctcctcctcttcccctcctgcccacccccGAAGCCGTTCAGATCCCGGTCCCCCAGTCCCCCGCCTTCCCCAGAAACAACGGGCACCCTGGGGCCCCCGTACCCCTCATAGGGTGCCGGGTCCCTGGGGCCCCCCTGAGCCTCTCCTGCTCTACAGGGCAGCCCCGCCAGCCTATGGAAGGGGGGGCGAGCTCCACCGAGGGTCCTTGTACAGAAATGGAGGGCAAAGAGGGGAGGGGGCTGGTCCCCCACCCCCTTACCCCACTCCCAGCTGGTCCCTCCACTCTGAGGGCCAGACCCGAAGCTACTGCTGA